The DNA region gaaggaaatatatttaaaaataaataaaataaaaataaaaaataaaattattgtacacaaaaagtttcaatgattaaaaaaacatttatttcagtacATATAAAAgctcacaattatttatttagttttttaattttatttttgtttctaaagAAGCATGGAAAACATGCAAATAtatcattgtaataataataataataataataataataataataataataataataataataatagtcttcaATTTCCTAGCAATTCCCAGAGATACAATAACAATTACATCAGTTAAACTGGGGCTTTATCAAATCAACTGTAAAATGCACAACATATCGCTTACCATTGCAAATAAAACCATCTCAAAAGCTTATTTACTTCCTACACCCATCTACCTTGACACTGAGGTTTCCTGGATCTGGTTTCGGGGATTGGGGTTAGGGTAGACCCTACACCCGGGGGTAGACCTTATTACTGGGGCGGCCGCGGGAGAATCCCCGCCCGAGCACCGAGAGCATGGCAGCTCCGAACTCCCTCCTGCGCGCCGCGTAGAGCAGCGGGCCGGCGAGCGAGTTGAGGTGGGAGAGGAGCGCGGTGAGCggggggagccaggagggagggCTGCAGGTGGGGCGGAAGAGCCGCACCGCGCTGGTCAGGTGCCGGGGCAGCGAGCACAGCGAGAACAGCGCCAGCATCAGGAGGAGAGTCCGGGCAGTCCGGTTCTCCCTCCTCTTTGCCGGTCTGCAAGGGGCGTGGGTTTCCCGCGGCGAGGGGAGCTGCCCGCGGACCTGACAGAAGAAGAGGTCGGTGTACAGGACCAGCGCGGCGGCCAGGGGAAGCAGGGTGCCGGCCAGAAAGTGGAAGTAGACGAGGTATTCGGGGTTGACCACCGCTTCCAGGGAGCAGGGGCCGAGGTGCGAGGCGTGGGTCTGTGCGTAGGTCTGGTTCTTGCGGTAACGCACGTACACCTTGCTGAGGAAGCCTCCGTAAGGGAGGTGCTGCCCGATGATGGAGCGCTCCGACTGGCCCAAGCTGGTCAGGGTGGAGCGGTTCCCCTGGTCCTCCCCGAAGCTCCGCAGCCGGTTCCAGCCCATCAGCGGGGTGAAGCCGGCCAGGACTGAGGCCAGCCAGCACAGGAAGACCGCGGCCAACAGGCGCCGCTTGTTTACCAGAACCTGGTACCTGCGGAGAGAGAAGCAAAGACAGGAGACGTGAGGACAGCGTCTCCAGGGCCAGCCGGGCGATGCTCACTCAGCAACTAGCCGGGCGCAGAAACTCACCCACTGAGCTCCATTCCTATACATCAGGTGTGCTGGTGGGACAGATGTTCATACATTACAATGAACACTGTGTTTGTCTTTCTTTGTGAAAAAGAAAGCGTTACCGAGGATTTGGAGCTAGGCGTGTATATCTGATGTATGGAGGGGGTTGTCCGCTTGAGTTGCTTACATTGACACTTCTTTTCATAGCTATCATATATCTTGTAATATGTCGTTTTTATAATGCGCTTTTATCGTGGAATGCGCTATATAAGTGATACAGAGTTATTGattggttaaataataataataataataataataataataataataataataataataataataataataatataggtatgggttgtgggtttagatttatacctgtatgttatttaaaaatgtaataaataataataattattattaatttcttagcagacgcccttatccagggcgacttacaattgttacaagatatcacattattttttacatacaattacccagttgggtttttactggagcaatctaggtaaagtaccttgctcaagggtacagcagcagtgtcccccacctgggattgaacccacgaccctccggtcaagagtccagagccctaaccactactcctcactgctcatcatcatcatcatcatcatcatcatcatcatcatcatcatcatcacaaaaACGTATGCtcctaacttaaaaaaaaaaacacaccgcaTGCACTCTCCTTATTTTAAAGCGTATAGTTCACACGCACGCACTCTTATTTTAAAGCGTATAGTTCACACCGCACGCACTCTTATTTTAAAGCGCAGTTCACACCGCACGCACTCGCCTGCTCGGCAGTCGGGTCTTGAGGTGCGTGTTCACCGCGATAACCAGCATCACCAGAACCGAGAACTGGGCCGTGACCAGCGGGAAGCACGCCATGAACAGACAGGTGTAGAAGCACAGAGTCCGCCTCAAGCTCAGCATCACAGAGAAAGGGATCCCTAGGGCGCCCACGCCGAGGTCCGCCACCGCCAGGCACGCTATCAGACAGTTGGTCAGGGAGCGCGCTTCCTTATGCAGGTAGACCGTGGCGCAAACCAGTAAGTTGATCGAGATTACCAGCACCGCCAGTATGGACTCCAGCACGATGTAGCCGGTCATTATGTATTCCATGACTACCTGTAGGGGAAAACACATGGTTTATTATTAACCCATGAAGGTACAAGCGACATGTGTGTTCTACAAAATGATGctaattttcttgtttttgtaatgaggtgcacGAGCAAATTTACTGACAGGCTGAACCTAcaaaattaagaacataagaaagtttccaaacgagaggaggccccattcagcccatcttgctcgtttggttgttagtagcttattgatcccagaatctcatcaagcagcttcttgaaggatcccagggtgtcagcttcaacagcattactggggagttagttccagaccctcacaattctctgtgtaaaaaagtgcctcctattttctgttctgaatgcccctttatctaatctccatttgtgacccctggtccttgtttattttttcaggttgaaaaagtcccctgggtcgacattgtcaataccttttaggattttgaatgtttgaatcagatcaccgcgtagtcttctttgtgtCGATTTTTTTGCTACTGGTTCACTCCGTTTGTTTCCAGAAAGCCCTAGTTTTCAGTCCGATTGCTGAGACATACAGGTGCCAGTGCAATCTGAGATCGTTTAAGTGTATGTAAAGCGAGTTTATGACAGTCATTGTCACCCAGCTGGTACGAGCGCCTctctatataaacacatttacgCGTCAAGTCACCTGGAAAGAATCTGTGCGGCGGCGTGTTTGAGATCCAGTGAAAACAACAGAGGGGAGCTCTCGCGTTGCCGGGACTAACCTTTTACAATTGAGTCTCGCCGGCTTCTCTTGCCCCTCTTGCATACATTTGtaaattagtaaaataaataaataaataaataagattttCACACCTGAAAGGTGCATATGATAACCTATGCGACAACCCTGCaggtaaaaactgaaatagagacggagagacagacagacagacagacacggagctTCCACACACCCGCAGAGCGCAATACTCTTGATAGAGAGGAGGCTATATATTCTTCATATTGACTGTGTCACTCGCGTTGCCGCTCGGAcccattattgttatttatttatcttttaaagtACACTCTGCTATGGATGATTAGTTTTATTGCAAGGTCTGCAAAGATAAGACATTCAAATGGAATATCTGTTCCTCTTTTTCCGTGTTTTTATGACACAGATCACGTGATTCCTAATGGGGTTATACAGCAGCTTACCGGATTCAGCCCAGCCAGACTTTTACATAACTTCTATTGACTTGATAAATATGGACTGGGTTTACCTCCCCTTataagagaggtctggtaaagca from Acipenser ruthenus unplaced genomic scaffold, fAciRut3.2 maternal haplotype, whole genome shotgun sequence includes:
- the LOC117433826 gene encoding adenosine receptor A1-like; the protein is MEYIMTGYIVLESILAVLVISINLLVCATVYLHKEARSLTNCLIACLAVADLGVGALGIPFSVMLSLRRTLCFYTCLFMACFPLVTAQFSVLVMLVIAVNTHLKTRLPSRYQVLVNKRRLLAAVFLCWLASVLAGFTPLMGWNRLRSFGEDQGNRSTLTSLGQSERSIIGQHLPYGGFLSKVYVRYRKNQTYAQTHASHLGPCSLEAVVNPEYLVYFHFLAGTLLPLAAALVLYTDLFFCQVRGQLPSPRETHAPCRPAKRRENRTARTLLLMLALFSLCSLPRHLTSAVRLFRPTCSPPSWLPPLTALLSHLNSLAGPLLYAARRREFGAAMLSVLGRGFSRGRPSNKVYPRV